A genomic stretch from Ovis canadensis isolate MfBH-ARS-UI-01 breed Bighorn chromosome 5, ARS-UI_OviCan_v2, whole genome shotgun sequence includes:
- the LOC138440407 gene encoding protocadherin beta-16-like, with translation METGPMHNRRQRQVLVFFVCLSMSWGSADLGPYSVVEETEKGSFVANLAKDLELGLAEMATRAVRIIYQGNKEHLQLKVQTGDLLLNEKLDREELCGPTEPCILHFQVLMENPLEIFQAELRVKDINDHSPVFNEREIILKIPENSPTGTAFPLSNALDLDVGSNNIQNYTISPNFHLRVITHNRSDGRKYPELVLDKELDREEEPEISLTLTALDGGSPPRYGTAQVRIEVVDINDNAPQFQQLLYKVHIPENSPVGSLVVTVSASDVDSGLYGKISYTFFQPSEDISKTLEVNPETGEIRLRKQIDFETVLSYEVDVKATDGGGLSGKCTLLLQVVDVNDNPPEVTVSALTSPIPENSPEIAVAVFSVSDPDSGDNGKTTSSIQDDLPFLLKPSVKNFYTLVTERTLDREERAEYNITITVTDMGTPRLKTEHNITVLVSDVNDNAPAFTQTSYTLWVRENNSPALHIGSVSATDTDAGANAQVTYSLLPPPDPLLPLASLVSINPDNGHLFALTSLDHEALRAFEFRVGATDRGSPALSSQALVRVLVADANDNAPFVLYPLQNASAPCTELVPRAAEPGYLVTKVVAVDGDAGQNAWLSYQLLKATEPGLFGVWAHNGEVRTARLLSERDAPKQRLVVLVKDNGEPPLSASVTLHVLLVDGFSQPYLPPPEAEAAAAAPADPLTVYLVVALASVSSLFLFSVLVFVAVRLCRRGGAGSAGRCPVPEGHFPGHLVDVSGTGTLSQSYQYEVCLMGGTGTNEFKFLKPILPNFSSKGIVREVEENPSFQGSVGI, from the coding sequence ATGGAGACTGGACCGATGCACAATCGCAGACAAAGGCAAGTCCTAGTTTTCTTTGTTTGCCTGAGCATGTCTTGGGGGAGTGCTGATTTGGGGCCCTATTCAGTAgtagaagaaacagagaaaggctCCTTTGTGGCAAATTTAGCAAAAGACCTGGAGTTGGGGTTGGCAGAGATGGCTACTCGAGCGGTCCGGATCATTTACCAGGGGAACAAAGAGCATTTGCAGCTCAAGGTTCAGACGGGGGATTTGCTCCTAAATGAGAAGCTAGATCGAGAGGAGCTATGCGGTCCAACTGAGCCTTGCATACTACATTTCCAAGTATTAATGGAAAACCCTTTAGAGATATTCCAGGCAGAACTGAGGGTGAAGGACATCAATGACCATTCCCCTGTGTTCAATGAAAgagaaattattctaaaaatacCGGAAAACAGTCCTACAGGAACTGCATTCCCTCTGAGTAATGCTCTGGACTTGGATGTAGGCAGCAACAATATTCAGAACTATACAATCAGCCCCAACTTCCATTTACGGGTTATAACCCACAATCGCAGCGATGGCAGAAAATACCCTGAGCTGGTGTTGGACAAAGAGCTGGATCGGGAGGAGGAGCCCGAAATCTCATTAACGCTGACAGCCCTGGATGGCGGCTCTCCACCAAGGTATGGGACAGCCCAGGTTCGCATTGAAGTGGTGGACATCAACGATAACGCCCCTCAGTTTCAGCAGTTGCTCTACAAGGTGCATATTCCTGAAAACAGCCCCGTAGGCTCCCTGGTTGTCACTGTTTCTGCCAGCGATGTAGACAGTGGACTCTATGGGAAAATATCATACACATTCTTTCAGCCTTCTGAAGATATTAGTAAAACTTTGGAGGTAAATCCAGAGACAGGCGAAATTCGACTGAGAAAACAAATAGATTTTGAAACAGTTCTCTCTTATGAAGTGGACGTCAAGGCCACTGATGGGGGCGGCCTCTCAGGAAAATGCACTCTTCTCCTGCAAGTAGTGGATGTGAATGACAATCCTCCGGAAGTGACAGTATCTGCACTTACCAGCCCCATCCCAGAGAACTCCCCTGAAATTGCAGTTGCTGTTTTCAGTGTTTCAGATCCTGACTCTGGGGACAATGGGAAAACAACTTCCTCCATCCAAGATGaccttccttttcttctaaaACCTTCAGTAAAGAACTTCTACACCTTAGTAACGGAGAGAACACTGGACAGAGAGGAAAGAGCCGAGTACAACATCACCATCACGGTCACTGACATGGGAACCCCCAGACTGAAAACCGAGCACAACATAACCGTGCTGGTGTCCGACGTCAACGACAACGCCCCCGCCTTCACCCAGACCTCCTACACCCTGTGGGTCCGCGAGAACAACAGCCCCGCCCTGCACATCGGCAGCGTCAGCGCCACAGACACAGACGCCGGCGCCAACGCCCAGGTCACCTACTCGCTGCTGCCGCCCCCCGACCCGCTCCTGCCCCTCGCCTCCCTCGTGTCCATCAACCCCGACAACGGCCACCTCTTCGCCCTCACGTCCCTGGACCACGAGGCCCTGCGGGCCTTCGAGTTCCGCGTGGGCGCCACCGACCGCGGCTCGCCCGCGCTCAGCAGCCAGGCGCTGGTGCGCGTGCTCGTGGCGGACGCCAACGACAACGCGCCCTTCGTGCTCTACCCGCTGCAGAACGCCTCGGCGCCCTGCACCGAGCTGGTGCCCAGGGCGGCCGAGCCGGGCTACCTGGTGACCAAGGTGGTGGCGGTGGACGGCGACGCGGGCCAGAACGCCTGGCTGTCGTACCAGCTGCTCAAGGCCACGGAGCCCGGGCTGTTCGGCGTGTGGGCGCACAACGGCGAGGTGCGCACGGCGCGGCTGCTGAGCGAGCGCGACGCGCCCAAGCAGCGGCTGGTGGTGCTGGTCAAGGACAACGGCGAGCCGCCGCTGTCGGCCAGCGTCACGCTGCACGTGCTGCTGGTGGACGGCTTCTCGCAGCCCTACCTGCCGCCGCCGGAAGCGGAAGCGGCGGCCGCGGCGCCGGCCGACCCGCTCACCGTCTACCTGGTGGTGGCCTTGGCGTCGGTGTCGTCGCTCTTCCTCTTCTCGGTGCTGGTGTTCGTGGCGGTGCGGCTGtgcaggaggggcggggcgggctcgGCGGGTCGCTGCCCGGTGCCCGAGGGCCACTTCCCGGGCCACCTGGTGGACGTCAGCGGCACGGGGACCCTGTCGCAGAGCTACCAGTACGAGGTGtgtctgatgggagggactgggacgAATGAGTTCAAATTCTTGAAGCCGATTCTCCCCAATTTCTCATCCAAGGGCATAGTCAGGGAAGTCGAAGAAAATCCCTCCTTTCAGGGTAGCGTTGGAATTTAA
- the LOC138440406 gene encoding protocadherin beta-10-like, whose amino-acid sequence MEARRFPCSRQRQVLFLFLFGGVSLAGSGFGRYSVTEETERGSFVVNIAKDLELGDKELLARGARVVSDDNKQHLLLDSQTGDLLTNEKLDREKLCGSREPCMLYFQILMDNPFQIYRIELRVRDINDHSPVFRDKETVLKILENTAEGTSFQLERAQDSDGGLNGIQNYTINLNSFFHIKISGSDEGIIYPELVLDRALDREKQQEFSLTLTALDGGLPPRSGATNIHIVILDVNDNAPQFSQAIYETQAPENSPVGSFIAQVSAGDADSGINADISYSFFDASEDILTTFHINPFSGEIILRLLLDYELVKSYKINIQAIDGGGLSSKCSVWVEVLDTNDNAPELIISSLSNHVVENSPETALAVFRIKDRDSGENGKTVCFIPDHLPFLLKPSVENFYILMTEGALDRESQAEYNITITVTDMGTPRLKTEHNITVLVSDVNDNAPAFTQTSYTLWVRENNSPALHIGSVSATDTDAGANAQVTYSLLPPPDPLLPLASLVSINPDNGHLFALTSLDHEALRAFEFRVGATDRGSPALSSQALVRVLVADANDNAPFVLYPLQNASAPCTELVPRAAEPGYLVTKVVAVDGDAGQNAWLSYQLLKATEPGLFGVWAHNGEVRTARLLSERDAPKQRLVVLVKDNGEPPLSASVTLHVLLVDGFSQPYLPPPEAEAAAAAPADPLTVYLVVALASVSSLFLFSVLVFVAVRLCRRGGAGSAGRCPVPEGHFPGHLVDVSGTGTLSQSYQYEVCLMGGTGTNEFKFLKPILPTVQAQDPGRNSDENPTFRNSVGFNIQ is encoded by the coding sequence ATGGAGGCTAGACGATTTCCCTGCTCAAGACAAAGGCAAgtcctgtttctttttctgtttggggGAGTATCCTTGGCAGGCTCTGGGTTTGGACGTTACTCGgtgacagaggaaacagagagaggATCCTTTGTAGTCAATATAGCTAAGGATCTGGAGCTGGGGGACAAGGAGTTGCTTGCAAGGGGAGCGCGGGTGGTCTCTGATGATAACAAACAACACTTGCTCCTGGACTCTCAAACTGGGGATTTGCTTACAAATGAAAAACTGGACCGGGAGAAGCTGTGTGGCTCCAGAGAACCCTGTATgctgtattttcaaattttaatggaTAATCCCTTTCAGATTTACCGGATTGAGCTGAGGGTGAGGGACATAAATGATCATTCACCAGTTTTTCGAGACAAAGAGACAGtcttaaaaatattagaaaatacagCTGAAGGGACCTCATTTCAACTAGAAAGAGCACAAGATTCAGATGGCGGACTTAATGGTATCCAGAACTATACTATCAACCTCAACTCTTTTTTCCATATTAAAATTAGTGGCAGTGATGAAGGCATAATATATCCAGAGCTAGTACTGGACAGGGCGCTGGATCGGGAGAAACAGCAAGAGTTCAGCTTAACACTCACAGCGCTGGACGGTGGGTTGCCACCCAGGTCTGGAGCCACTAATATACACATTGTGATCCTGGATGTCAACGACAATGCCCCTCAGTTTTCGCAGGCAATCTATGAGACCCAGGCTCCGGAGAACAGCCCAGTAGGGTCTTTTATTGCTCAAGtctctgcaggagatgcagactcTGGAATCAATGCAGACATATCCTATTCATTTTTTGATGCTTCTGAAGATATTCTAACAACCTTTCATATCAATCCTTTTTCTGGAGAAATCATACTCAGACTGTTGCTTGATTATGAACTAGTAAAGtcttacaaaataaatatacaggCAATCGACGGTGGGGgcctttcttcaaaatgctcAGTTTGGGTCGAGGTATTAGACACCAACGACAATGCCCCTGAACTGATCATATCATCACTTTCCAACCATGTGGTAGAGAACTCTCCTGAGACAGCATTGGCTGTTTTTAGGATTAAAGACAGAGATTCgggagaaaatggaaagacaGTTTGCTTCATTCCAGACCATCTGCCGTTTCTTCTGAAACCCTCTGTGGAGAATTTTTACATCCTAATGACAGAAGGGGCACTGGACAGAGAAAGCCAAGCGGAGTACAACATCACCATCACGGTCACTGACATGGGAACCCCCAGACTGAAAACCGAGCACAACATAACCGTGCTGGTGTCCGACGTCAACGACAACGCCCCCGCCTTCACCCAGACCTCCTACACCCTGTGGGTCCGCGAGAACAACAGCCCCGCCCTGCACATCGGCAGCGTCAGCGCCACAGACACAGACGCCGGCGCCAACGCCCAGGTCACCTACTCGCTGCTGCCGCCCCCCGACCCGCTCCTGCCCCTCGCCTCCCTCGTGTCCATCAACCCCGACAACGGCCACCTCTTCGCCCTCACGTCCCTGGACCACGAGGCCCTGCGGGCCTTCGAGTTCCGCGTGGGCGCCACCGACCGCGGCTCGCCCGCGCTCAGCAGCCAGGCGCTGGTGCGCGTGCTCGTGGCGGACGCCAACGACAACGCGCCCTTCGTGCTCTACCCGCTGCAGAACGCCTCGGCGCCCTGCACCGAGCTGGTGCCCAGGGCGGCCGAGCCGGGCTACCTGGTGACCAAGGTGGTGGCGGTGGACGGCGACGCGGGCCAGAACGCCTGGCTGTCGTACCAGCTGCTCAAGGCCACGGAGCCCGGGCTGTTCGGCGTGTGGGCGCACAACGGCGAGGTGCGCACGGCGCGGCTGCTGAGCGAGCGCGACGCGCCCAAGCAGCGGCTGGTGGTGCTGGTCAAGGACAACGGCGAGCCGCCGCTGTCGGCCAGCGTCACGCTGCACGTGCTGCTGGTGGACGGCTTCTCGCAGCCCTACCTGCCGCCGCCGGAAGCGGAAGCGGCGGCCGCGGCGCCGGCCGACCCGCTCACCGTCTACCTGGTGGTGGCCTTGGCGTCGGTGTCGTCGCTCTTCCTCTTCTCGGTGCTGGTGTTCGTGGCGGTGCGGCTGtgcaggaggggcggggcgggctcgGCGGGTCGCTGCCCGGTGCCCGAGGGCCACTTCCCGGGCCACCTGGTGGACGTCAGCGGCACGGGGACCCTGTCGCAGAGCTACCAGTACGAGGTGtgtctgatgggagggactgggacgAATGAGTTCAAATTCTTGAAGCCGATTCTCCCCACTGTTCAGGCACAAGATCCTGGGAGAAATAGTGACGAAAATCCCACATTTCGCAATAGCGTTGGATTTAATATTCAGTAA